The following are from one region of the Nymphalis io chromosome 21, ilAglIoxx1.1, whole genome shotgun sequence genome:
- the LOC126776814 gene encoding uncharacterized protein LOC126776814: MNVPDSTNLDALENEVQFYRQNQTVVEQEIRTLIADNQKLSQQVGNLLKEKLQLAQQAHVNDQTEELEELKKQVCLLTKERDSLNVLWQTSQKTVDALDIELKTYQNYDNRRGSQNTNDDNRDLDLKLSSALADYVELESKYKKVYAERNSLQNELKNKEKEIESYKERGKEFEEELTETKKSLEEHKINLSAEIKSHMDIKSQLLLCQKQCVDHIKKETEAKSKVAEALQLYDLVSVQKNEAYKKIGLMTGELNSLKQTLLNVERDTETKYRKELDEIKEKYNEKVSDMLEHIRNLDAEIVEKGLLLNKTLRDNKILQATNENHLKLQQNNLSSVDPKLALAEQRLEAMFQELVASERRNIQLVCEKQSLAMDIKRIQDINTRETKRRDWEENLMKTQIDELNLKVEHLQKSLEETHEMIYKLQSMLSSRSELNQKMVTTKEKELMELNKHLKNQMELNKKWKESYLDMTEKLKTKLDSLEKENKELRIQLNLPHIYSSNHESSSSL; this comes from the exons atgaatGTACCAGATAGCACTAATTTGGATGCTTTAGAAAATGAAGTTCAATTTTACAGg caAAATCAGACAGTAGTTGAGCAAGAGATTAGAACTTTAATTGCTGATAACCAAAAGTTGTCCCAGCAAGTTGGAAACCTATTAAAAGAGAAATTGCAGCTTGCACAGCAGGCCCATGTCAACGATCAAACCGAGGAGCTGGAAGAATTAAAGAAACAAGTGTGTTTGCTAACTAAG GAAAGAGATTCGCTAAATGTTCTGTGGCAAACATCACAGAAAACCGTTGATGCTCTTGATATAGAACTGAAAACCTATCAAAATTATGATAACAGACGGGGGAGCCaa AACACCAATGATGATAACAGAGATTTAGATCTAAAACTTAGCTCCGCTCTAGCAGACTATGTCGAATTAGAATCTAAATATAAGAAAGTGTATGCAGAAAGAAATTCCcttcaaaatgaattaaaaaataaagaaaaagagATTGAATCCTACAAAGAAAGAGGCAAAGAATTCGAAGAAGAAttaacagaaacaaaaaaatctttagaagaacataaaataaatctgtcaGCAGAAATTAAAAGTCATATGGATATAAAATCTCAACTGCTCTTATGCCAAAAGCAATGTGTAGATCACATTAAGAAGGAAACAGAAGCCAAATCCAAG gtCGCAGAAGCATTACAACTCTACGATTTGGTTTCAGTACAAAAGAACGAAGCTTACAAAAAGATTGGACTCATGACAG GTGAGTTGAATTCATTGAAACAAACACTATTAAATGTTGAACGTGATACAGAAACGAAATATCGAAAAGAATTAGATGAAATTAAAGAGAAGTACAACGAAAAAGTTTCTGATATGCTTGAACATATTAGAAATCTTGATGCAGAAATTGTTGAAAAAGgacttttattgaataaaacgtTAAG agataataaaatattacaagcaaCAAATGAGAATCATTTAAAACTTCAACAGAATAACTTGAGTTCAGTCGATCCCAAGTTGGCTCTTGCTGAACAAAGACTAGAAGCTATGTTCCAAGAATTG GTGGCTTCAGAACGACGCAACATACAGCTTGTTTGTGAGAAACAATCCTTAGCCATGGACATTAAGAGAATTCAAGACATAAACACGAGAGAAACGAAAAGACGCGATTGGGAGGAGAACCTAATGAAAACACAGATTGATGaactaaa TTTAAAAGTGGAACATCTTCAAAAATCTTTGGAAGAAACACatgaaatgatatataaattgcAATCTATGCTGTCTTCGAGATCTGAATTGAATCAAAA AATGGTAACAACAAAAGAAAAAGAATTGATGGAActtaacaaacatttaaaaaatcagATGGAACTCAATAAAAA ATGGAAGGAGTCATATTTAGATATGACTgaaaaactaaaaactaaactaGATTCTctagaaaaagaaaacaaagaatTACGGATTCAATTAAATCTACCTCATATATATTCATCGAATCATGAAAGCAGCAGCAGTTTATGA
- the LOC126776883 gene encoding vacuolar-sorting protein SNF8, whose product MRRRAGVGAIQKQRLEQEKYREKGSEIQENQFQQMSKQLEVFRENLEEFATKHKSEIKKNAQFRRQFQEMCAAIGVDPLASGKGFWSVLGIGDFYYELGVQIVEVCLATNYKNGGLITLDELRTRLIAARGKAKKHQDITNEDLLAAVKKLRIFGNGFTVVPIGKGKWLVQSVPGELNLDQTLVLQKASTLGTAWVSTSILTDDLGWNETRAQNALNHMVKEGLAWVDTQDTKETLYWFPSMFAECVSAL is encoded by the exons ATGCGTCGTCGCGCAGGTGTAGGTGCTATTCAAAAACAGAGACTCGAACAAGAAAAGTACAGAGAAAAGGGTTCTGAAATTCAAGAGAATCAATTTCAACAAATGTCCAAACAGTTAGAGGTTTTTAGGGAAAATCTCGAGGAATTCGCTACTAAACATAAgagtgaaataaaaaagaatgctCAGTTTAGAAGACAGTTCCAAGAAATGTGCGCTGCGATTGGTGTCGATCCTTTGGCATCGGGAAAAGGATTCTGGTCAGTTTTAG GTATCGGAGATTTTTACTATGAGCTTGGAGTGCAAATTGTAGAAGTGTGCTTAGCTACAAATTACAAAAATGGTGGTCTCATAACATTAGACGAATTGAGGACTCGGCTTATAGCTGCGAGAGGAAAAGCAAAAAAGCATCAGGACATAACCAATGAAGATTTATTAGCAGCTGTTAAAAAACTCAGAATATTTGGAAATGG gTTTACAGTAGTGCCAATTGGTAAAGGAAAATGGCTGGTCCAGTCAGTACCAGGAGAGTTAAACTTAGACCAGACTCTAGTACTTCAAAAGGCTAGTACATTAGGCACTGCCTGGGTGTCTACGAGCATTCTTACCGATGATTTAGG ttggaATGAAACAAGAGCACAAAATGCTCTCAACCATATGGTCAAAGAAGGTCTTGCTTGGGTGGATACTCAAGATACAAAAGAAACTCTGTACTGGTTTCCCAGTATGTTTGCTGAATGTGTGTCAGCTTTGTGA